One genomic window of Micromonospora sp. WMMD1128 includes the following:
- a CDS encoding maleylpyruvate isomerase family mycothiol-dependent enzyme produces MSRLHHTKDFWIGALRTEGPAFAAAVAEAPPETPVLSCPGWTVTDLAHHLTRIYVWAGTVLAAGSTSRPERHEPEPPAGLTPAQWYAQEYERLTGIFDGLDPEAPAWNFAPQPKRAGFWPRRMAHETAVHRWDAQLAIGAGDPIESKLAADGVSEVLDTWLPAGRRRGSGPWHGVVQLTATDAAQEWYLRLRGEGVALLDTATILDHDDHRARAQVTGTASDLLLALMGRISFDTLGVAGDRGLLDGLRTG; encoded by the coding sequence ATGAGCAGACTGCACCACACGAAGGACTTCTGGATCGGCGCGTTGCGGACGGAGGGTCCCGCGTTCGCCGCGGCGGTGGCGGAGGCCCCTCCCGAGACACCGGTGCTGTCCTGTCCCGGCTGGACGGTCACCGATCTCGCCCACCACCTGACCCGGATCTACGTGTGGGCGGGCACGGTGTTGGCGGCCGGCTCGACCAGCCGGCCGGAGCGGCACGAGCCGGAGCCGCCGGCCGGTCTCACCCCGGCCCAGTGGTATGCCCAGGAGTACGAGCGTCTGACCGGGATCTTCGACGGGTTGGACCCGGAGGCGCCGGCCTGGAACTTCGCGCCGCAGCCGAAGCGGGCGGGTTTCTGGCCGCGCCGGATGGCGCACGAGACCGCGGTGCACCGCTGGGACGCCCAGCTCGCCATCGGCGCGGGTGACCCGATCGAGTCCAAGCTCGCGGCCGACGGGGTGAGCGAGGTGTTGGACACCTGGCTGCCGGCGGGCCGGCGGCGCGGCTCGGGTCCGTGGCACGGGGTGGTCCAGTTGACCGCGACGGACGCCGCCCAGGAGTGGTATCTGCGCCTGCGCGGTGAGGGGGTCGCGTTGCTGGACACCGCGACGATCCTGGACCACGACGACCACCGGGCCCGGGCGCAGGTGACCGGCACGGCGAGCGACCTGCTACTGGCGTTGATGGGCCGGATCAGCTTCGACACGCTCGGCGTGGCGGGCGACCGCGGTCTGTTGGACGGCCTGCGCACGGGCTGA